A single region of the Vanessa atalanta chromosome Z, ilVanAtal1.2, whole genome shotgun sequence genome encodes:
- the LOC125075834 gene encoding solute carrier family 35 member F6 → MAWSKYQKFLALMMVVTGSINTLSTKWADQMDAKGSDGNVRKFDHPFLQAAAMFLGEILCLLTFKFIFWRNRNGDHQLIQGSQDFNPFILMPAAMFDLIGTSIMYIGLNLTYVSSFQMFRGSIIIFVAVLSTTFLERIIVKREWVGIATIILGLLIVGLTDAIYQSPSEAKGRNSLITGDLLIIVAQIISACQMVYEEKYVSGLNIPPLQAVGWEGVFGFSVLSVLLVIFYWIPAPPHFDHNARGTVEDVVDGLAQIGNNPLLLVAILGTIVSIAFFNFAGISVTKEMSATTRMVLDSVRTLVVWMASLALSWQIFHWPHLIGFAALILGMCEYNGILPRCWQRRVVQEDENQVVNTEADRLEEA, encoded by the exons ATGGCGTGGTCCAAGTATCAAAAGTTTCTTGCACTGATGATGGTGGTTACTGGATCAATAAATACATTGAGTACCAAATGGGCTGATCAGATGGATGCGAAAGGTTCAGACGGCAATGTCAGGAAATTCGACCATCCTTTCTTACAG gcAGCAGCAATGTTTCTCGGAGAGATTCTATGCTTGTTGACATTCAAATTTATCTTCTGGAGAAACAGGAACGGTGATCATCAGCTTATCCAAGGCAGTCAAGATTTCAATCCATTCATATTGATGCCGGCAGCTATGTTTGATTTG ATTGGTACCTCCATCATGTACATAGGTTTAAATTTGACCTACGTCAGCAGTTTCCAAATGTTTAGAggatctattattatatttgtggcCGTGCTGTCCACTACATTCCTTGAAAGGATTATAGTCAAGAGGGAATGGGTGGGAATTG CTACAATTATCCTAGGATTACTGATCGTGGGATTAACAGATGCGATATACCAATCACCGAGTGAAGCTAAAGGCAGGAACAGTTTGATAACCGGTGACCTCTTGATTATCGTTGCACAGATTATATCAGCATGCCAAATGGTGTATGAGGAGAAATACGTGTCAG gtTTGAATATTCCCCCATTACAAGCGGTGGGATGGGAGGGTGTCTTCGGATTCTCTGTTCTGTCTGTATTACTCGTGATCTTCTACTGGATCCCCGCGCCTCCTCACTTCGACCACAACGCTAGAGGGACCGTTGAGGATGTGGTCGATGGACTTGCTCAAATTG GCAATAATCCTCTATTGTTGGTGGCCATTTTGGGAACGATCGTGTCAATAGCGTTCTTCAATTTCGCTGGTATCAGTGTTACGAAGGAGATGTCGGCCACGACTCGAATGGTTCTGGATTCAGTGAG AACACTCGTCGTCTGGATGGCATCCTTGGCATTGAGCTGGCAAATATTCCACTGGCCACATTTAATTGGTTTTGCGGCATTGATCCTTGGTATGTGCGAGTATAATGGCATATTGCCAAGGTGCTGGCAAAGAAGAGTTGTACAGGAAGACGAAAATCAAGTCGTTAATACTGAAGCCGACAGACTTGAAGAGGCTTAA